The following are from one region of the Thermoproteus uzoniensis 768-20 genome:
- a CDS encoding NTPase, whose protein sequence is MKIAVTGPPGSGKTTLALRVAEAARASGVKVGGFVTLEVREGGVRVGFDVLSLADGRRSQLARVGYGEPRVGKYAVNLGACDFMKSSLAADVDLLVVDEIGPMEAKCPSFVEAARAALAQAPNGLAVVHMRLADMVKGWGFRLVVLSRENRDRVLREVLSAYGFRNV, encoded by the coding sequence GTGAAGATTGCCGTGACGGGTCCGCCGGGCTCGGGCAAGACGACGCTTGCGCTCAGAGTGGCCGAGGCGGCGAGGGCCTCGGGGGTGAAGGTAGGCGGCTTCGTGACGCTCGAGGTAAGGGAGGGGGGCGTCAGAGTGGGGTTCGACGTCTTGAGCCTAGCCGACGGGCGCAGGTCGCAGTTGGCCAGGGTGGGCTACGGCGAGCCTAGGGTGGGCAAATACGCGGTGAACTTGGGCGCGTGCGATTTCATGAAGTCGTCGCTTGCGGCCGACGTCGATCTTCTGGTAGTGGACGAGATAGGTCCCATGGAGGCGAAATGCCCCTCCTTCGTGGAGGCTGCCAGAGCCGCGTTGGCCCAGGCGCCCAACGGCCTCGCCGTAGTCCACATGAGGCTCGCGGATATGGTCAAGGGCTGGGGATTCCGGCTTGTGGTGCTCTCGAGGGAAAATAGGGATAGAGTCCTCCGCGAGGTCCTCTCGGCCTATGGTTTTCGAAACGTTTAA
- a CDS encoding DUF1641 domain-containing protein gives MSAQTSPQAEQKLAELLKTLAEHADELQSLLDQLLELKRSGVLDAMMIVVNRFEELIHYLFQDPAVFRLLSIGVDGTLGAMSKLETPDILNVKATMQELIVRLGKNASPDLIANPKPVKGIWGLLSALNDPDVQRGLGVAFALLKMLGKQPQQ, from the coding sequence ATGAGCGCGCAGACCTCTCCCCAGGCCGAGCAGAAGCTCGCGGAGCTGTTGAAGACTCTGGCCGAGCACGCAGACGAGCTACAGAGCTTGCTGGACCAGCTACTGGAGCTCAAGAGATCCGGCGTCTTGGACGCGATGATGATCGTGGTCAACCGCTTCGAGGAATTGATACACTACTTGTTCCAGGACCCCGCCGTCTTCCGCTTGTTGTCTATCGGCGTCGACGGCACCTTGGGCGCCATGTCGAAGCTGGAGACTCCCGACATACTCAACGTGAAGGCGACCATGCAGGAGCTCATAGTGAGGCTGGGCAAGAACGCGTCGCCCGACCTGATAGCGAACCCCAAGCCGGTGAAGGGCATATGGGGCCTGCTCAGCGCCTTGAACGACCCGGACGTGCAGAGAGGCCTAGGCGTCGCGTTCGCCCTGCTCAAGATGCTCGGAAAACAGCCGCAACAATAG
- a CDS encoding FAD-dependent oxidoreductase: MPKKVLILGGGVGGVVAAKRIAERTRGRADVEITLISDTDYYLLPPLLVNIALGDISPQQAMLPLSRFAYRGVKTVKATVKKIDPDNRTVETDQGKFQYDYLIASLGTDFDFKSYNLAAGNHNYTLDGALKFKEALANFHGGSVVVYTPEPVYRCGVYPFEIVGQLDAIFRKRGIRDKVDITLIHPFQRPIQPLGPEAVKITEETFAAKNIRYIGGVTQPGPVDEKTKTVTVGSEKVKYDLLVVVPPSRLPKPFEGTPLTAQFPNGTWTAINVLTGRSIKYDDVYLPGEHSMPAIGLPTAGVPVHFTAMASANMVAGEILGEPVDPAQINAMTCAMDYGEFGMMFNCDIKLDLANNKAAWMGSCYSILKSPLGKLIKDLFYKTWLATTI; encoded by the coding sequence ATGCCGAAGAAAGTGCTGATACTCGGCGGAGGGGTCGGCGGCGTCGTCGCGGCCAAGAGGATTGCGGAGAGGACGCGCGGCCGCGCCGACGTGGAGATAACGCTCATAAGCGACACCGACTACTACCTGCTCCCGCCGCTCCTCGTCAACATAGCGCTCGGCGATATATCGCCGCAACAAGCCATGTTGCCCCTCTCGCGGTTTGCCTACAGAGGCGTGAAGACAGTCAAGGCAACTGTCAAGAAGATAGACCCCGACAACAGGACCGTGGAGACGGACCAAGGCAAGTTCCAGTACGACTACCTCATCGCGAGCCTCGGCACAGATTTCGACTTCAAGTCCTACAACCTGGCGGCGGGGAACCACAACTACACCCTGGACGGGGCCCTCAAGTTCAAGGAGGCCCTGGCCAACTTCCACGGGGGAAGCGTGGTTGTCTACACGCCGGAGCCCGTCTACAGATGCGGCGTATATCCCTTCGAGATAGTGGGGCAACTCGACGCAATATTCAGGAAGAGAGGCATAAGGGACAAGGTCGACATAACTCTCATACACCCGTTCCAGCGCCCGATCCAGCCGCTCGGGCCCGAGGCGGTGAAGATAACCGAGGAGACCTTCGCGGCCAAGAACATCAGGTACATAGGGGGAGTGACCCAGCCCGGCCCCGTCGACGAGAAGACGAAGACTGTGACGGTCGGTAGCGAGAAGGTGAAGTACGACTTGCTTGTCGTGGTCCCGCCCTCCAGGTTGCCCAAGCCGTTCGAGGGGACTCCCCTGACCGCGCAGTTCCCCAACGGCACGTGGACCGCCATAAACGTGTTGACGGGCAGAAGCATAAAGTACGACGACGTCTACCTCCCCGGCGAGCACAGCATGCCCGCGATAGGCTTGCCCACGGCCGGCGTGCCGGTCCACTTCACCGCCATGGCGAGCGCCAACATGGTGGCCGGCGAGATCTTGGGAGAGCCGGTGGACCCCGCCCAGATAAACGCGATGACTTGCGCCATGGACTACGGCGAATTCGGCATGATGTTCAACTGCGACATAAAGCTGGATCTCGCCAACAACAAGGCCGCCTGGATGGGCAGTTGCTACAGCATACTGAAGTCGCCGCTGGGGAAGTTAATAAAGGACCTGTTCTACAAGACATGGCTGGCGACCACGATATGA
- a CDS encoding 50S ribosomal protein L18, which yields MARSGRYKVPLKRRRMGVTNYRKRRKLVVSRLPRLVVRKTNKHIIAQIVVARPQGDETLVGLDTRYLAKFGWKGDENNTAAAYLLGLAIGYKALAKGVRKAILDIGLHRPTPQSRVFAVLKGALDAGLEVPHGEDVLPEDDRISGAHVAEYAERLKSENEEEYKRRFSRYLQRGLAPEELPKHFEEVKNKIIEKLSKLVKAEAQ from the coding sequence ATGGCGCGGTCCGGCAGATATAAGGTCCCGCTTAAGAGGCGCCGGATGGGCGTGACGAACTACAGGAAGCGCAGGAAGCTCGTCGTGAGCAGGCTACCGAGGCTCGTCGTGAGGAAGACCAACAAGCACATAATAGCGCAGATAGTCGTCGCGAGGCCTCAAGGAGACGAGACTCTGGTGGGCCTCGACACCAGGTACCTCGCCAAGTTCGGCTGGAAGGGCGACGAGAACAACACGGCCGCGGCCTACCTCTTGGGCCTGGCTATCGGGTACAAGGCCTTGGCCAAAGGCGTCAGGAAGGCCATACTGGACATAGGGCTCCACAGGCCGACGCCGCAGTCCAGGGTATTCGCCGTGTTGAAGGGGGCGTTGGACGCCGGCCTTGAGGTGCCCCACGGCGAGGACGTACTGCCCGAGGACGACAGAATTTCGGGCGCCCACGTGGCCGAGTACGCCGAGAGGCTCAAGTCGGAGAACGAGGAGGAGTACAAGAGGAGGTTTTCCAGATATCTACAACGCGGGCTGGCGCCCGAGGAGTTGCCTAAACATTTCGAGGAAGTTAAAAACAAAATTATAGAGAAACTCTCTAAATTAGTCAAGGCTGAGGCGCAGTAG
- a CDS encoding 50S ribosomal protein L19e — protein MVDVKRLAAEILGVGESRVRISPEALDRVSEIVTREDVKALIDEGLIWAEHEKGVSRGRWREAHAKKKLGRRRGHGSKKGPRLDEEEAWKNKVRALRRYLNTLKRKGLITPATWRMLYRMVKGNYFRDLRHLKTYINEHNLAKEKVR, from the coding sequence ATGGTCGACGTTAAGAGGCTGGCGGCCGAGATTCTCGGCGTCGGCGAGAGCAGAGTGAGGATATCGCCCGAGGCCCTCGACAGAGTTTCCGAGATCGTCACGAGGGAGGACGTGAAGGCCTTGATAGATGAGGGGCTTATATGGGCCGAGCACGAGAAGGGCGTAAGCAGAGGCCGTTGGAGGGAGGCGCACGCCAAGAAGAAGCTGGGCCGCAGGAGGGGGCACGGCAGCAAGAAGGGGCCTAGGCTGGACGAGGAGGAGGCTTGGAAGAACAAGGTCAGAGCTCTCAGGAGATATCTGAACACCCTTAAGCGCAAGGGGCTCATAACGCCCGCGACTTGGCGCATGCTCTATAGAATGGTCAAGGGCAACTATTTCCGCGATCTGAGGCACTTGAAGACCTACATAAACGAGCACAATCTGGCTAAGGAGAAGGTTAGGTAG
- a CDS encoding 50S ribosomal protein L32e, with protein sequence MSRPRRELSAELEAALRMRLEAKRRKPDFVRIDQWRYVRIEDSGWRKPRGLDNKIRQQRKGYPPKVKVGYRKPALARGLHPSGFVEALVYRPEDLDQLDPKTHAVRIAAGVGLRKRIEIIKKAREKGFYVLNPGKKALEALERAEKAAQQAQGAAQAEEKDKSTTQ encoded by the coding sequence GTGTCGCGTCCTAGGAGGGAGCTGTCGGCCGAGCTAGAGGCCGCGTTGAGGATGAGGCTCGAGGCCAAGAGGAGGAAGCCGGACTTCGTCAGGATAGACCAATGGCGATATGTAAGGATAGAGGACTCGGGCTGGAGGAAGCCGAGGGGCCTCGACAACAAGATAAGACAACAGAGGAAGGGATATCCGCCTAAGGTTAAGGTCGGCTACAGGAAGCCGGCCCTCGCCAGAGGGCTACACCCCAGCGGCTTCGTCGAGGCGCTCGTCTATAGGCCGGAGGATCTCGACCAGCTCGATCCCAAGACCCACGCGGTGAGGATAGCCGCCGGCGTCGGCTTGAGGAAGAGGATTGAGATAATCAAGAAGGCGAGGGAGAAGGGGTTCTACGTCTTGAACCCCGGCAAGAAGGCGCTGGAGGCTCTGGAGCGCGCCGAGAAGGCGGCTCAACAAGCCCAGGGGGCGGCCCAGGCCGAGGAAAAAGATAAATCGACGACGCAGTGA
- a CDS encoding phosphoribosyltransferase — protein MDVEVGGVKVRFISWPEAIEMSEALGRKVLESGFKPEIVLAVSRGGLVPARIISDVLDVDNVVTVAVKYWAVAERRAERPVLYHGVEPSVVGGKKVLVVDEVADTGATLKLIVDLLNVMGVAEARTAVLHVKSTSSLTPDYYAERVAEWVWISYPWSRWEDLREFKKRGYDITKYIEKIC, from the coding sequence ATGGACGTAGAAGTAGGCGGAGTGAAGGTCCGCTTCATATCTTGGCCCGAGGCGATAGAGATGTCTGAGGCGTTGGGCAGGAAGGTGCTGGAGAGCGGCTTCAAGCCCGAGATAGTGCTGGCGGTCTCGCGCGGCGGCTTAGTTCCGGCGAGGATCATAAGCGACGTCCTCGACGTCGACAACGTAGTCACCGTTGCGGTGAAGTATTGGGCCGTCGCGGAGCGGAGGGCGGAGAGGCCGGTGCTGTACCACGGGGTGGAGCCCAGCGTCGTGGGAGGCAAGAAGGTGTTGGTCGTGGACGAGGTGGCTGATACGGGAGCCACCTTGAAGCTCATCGTGGATCTCCTAAACGTCATGGGCGTGGCCGAGGCCAGGACGGCCGTCCTCCACGTCAAGTCGACCAGCAGCCTCACGCCCGACTACTACGCAGAGAGGGTGGCCGAGTGGGTCTGGATATCCTACCCGTGGAGCCGTTGGGAGGATCTTAGGGAGTTCAAGAAGAGGGGCTACGACATAACCAAGTATATAGAGAAGATCTGCTAG
- a CDS encoding recombinase family protein: MIPAVTYIRVSTEGQDPENQREYLEKWAPAHGLTILRHYVDVGVSGATEPWTRPAFRRLMEEASSLEPRPKVLLVYEVSRLVRSFQELFQLLDVVENKMGLVVVSASEREQALQTVDGMYRQFLRAVLAFVAAMEREFIRQRTKAALERAKAAGKISNVAERLPPEVVAKIVEMRAGGASLRDIGKAFGLSTYEVRRVLAAAGAYRPTEYSCPRCFSRLKVVERTAKIQNGMYRVVERLYCPNCGYEELLEKA; the protein is encoded by the coding sequence GTGATCCCGGCCGTCACGTACATACGCGTATCCACCGAGGGCCAGGATCCCGAGAACCAACGCGAGTACTTGGAGAAGTGGGCTCCGGCGCACGGCTTGACGATACTGCGGCATTATGTAGACGTGGGGGTTTCAGGCGCCACAGAGCCTTGGACCAGGCCGGCGTTCAGGAGGCTGATGGAGGAGGCCTCGTCTCTCGAGCCGAGGCCCAAGGTCTTGCTGGTCTACGAGGTCTCTAGGCTCGTCAGGTCCTTCCAGGAGCTCTTCCAGCTACTGGACGTCGTCGAGAACAAGATGGGGCTTGTCGTCGTCTCGGCCTCCGAGAGGGAGCAGGCGTTGCAGACCGTCGACGGGATGTACAGGCAGTTCCTGCGCGCCGTGCTGGCGTTCGTGGCGGCCATGGAGCGCGAGTTTATCAGGCAGAGGACCAAGGCGGCTCTCGAGAGGGCCAAGGCGGCCGGGAAGATATCGAACGTCGCCGAGAGGCTTCCGCCGGAGGTCGTGGCCAAGATAGTCGAGATGAGGGCCGGAGGCGCTTCGTTGAGGGATATAGGCAAGGCCTTCGGCCTATCGACCTACGAAGTGCGCAGAGTGCTGGCGGCCGCCGGGGCGTACAGGCCCACGGAGTACAGCTGCCCGAGGTGTTTCTCGCGGCTTAAGGTGGTCGAGCGGACGGCGAAGATACAGAACGGGATGTATAGGGTCGTGGAGCGCCTCTACTGCCCCAACTGCGGCTACGAGGAGCTTCTCGAAAAGGCCTAG
- a CDS encoding DUF429 domain-containing protein, whose product MRVAGVDLAVVRPSAIAVLDDCELVAYLSAMELEEIVSALSPYRPAVVAVDAPLSKPDGWLRDVERELRKLGYRLLPPLLGPMARLTERGIQLAQMLGNAIEVHPKTSLRAMGLDPQLVYSRYRPPTKDHFDAVLAALTALAYLKGLYRSIGPFVLPLGNPCQYT is encoded by the coding sequence GTGAGGGTTGCCGGGGTGGATCTGGCCGTGGTGAGGCCCAGCGCAATAGCCGTGCTGGACGACTGCGAGCTCGTGGCCTACCTCTCGGCGATGGAGCTCGAGGAGATAGTCTCGGCCCTCTCCCCCTACAGGCCGGCTGTGGTGGCCGTGGACGCCCCGCTGAGCAAGCCCGACGGGTGGCTGAGAGACGTCGAGCGGGAGCTCCGGAAGCTCGGCTATAGGCTTTTGCCTCCCCTCCTGGGGCCTATGGCGAGGCTCACCGAGAGGGGGATACAGCTCGCCCAGATGTTGGGCAACGCGATAGAGGTGCACCCCAAGACGTCGTTGAGGGCCATGGGCCTCGACCCCCAGCTCGTATATAGCAGGTACAGACCGCCCACGAAGGACCACTTCGACGCCGTGCTGGCCGCCTTGACCGCCTTGGCGTACTTAAAGGGGCTTTACAGATCGATAGGGCCGTTCGTCCTCCCGCTGGGAAACCCCTGTCAGTACACGTAG
- a CDS encoding 30S ribosomal protein S8: MLDVLSNALITIKNAEAVGKGQVVIWPVSKLVYYVLRVLQRGGYVGEIEYIDDGRGGKYIVKLLGKINDIGPIKPRYSVKWRDIPLWEQKFLPARQIGLLVISTPHGVMSHVEAKEKRTGGVLLAYVY, translated from the coding sequence ATGCTCGACGTGCTCTCCAACGCGCTCATCACAATCAAGAACGCGGAGGCCGTGGGCAAGGGGCAGGTGGTTATCTGGCCGGTCAGCAAGCTGGTATACTACGTCTTGAGGGTCCTCCAGAGGGGCGGATACGTGGGCGAGATAGAGTACATAGACGACGGGAGGGGCGGCAAGTACATAGTGAAGCTGCTCGGCAAGATAAACGACATAGGCCCCATTAAGCCTCGCTACTCGGTCAAGTGGCGCGACATACCTCTATGGGAGCAGAAGTTCCTCCCCGCGAGGCAGATAGGCCTTCTGGTCATATCGACGCCGCACGGGGTTATGTCCCACGTCGAGGCCAAGGAGAAGAGGACGGGCGGCGTTCTGCTGGCCTACGTGTACTGA
- a CDS encoding 30S ribosomal protein S14 yields MGKVRPPKERKYGRGAIRCQRCGTREAVIRKYGLMLCRRCFREVAEELGFRRYY; encoded by the coding sequence ATGGGCAAGGTCAGGCCGCCTAAGGAGAGGAAGTACGGCAGGGGGGCCATTAGGTGTCAGAGGTGCGGCACCAGGGAGGCGGTGATACGAAAGTACGGGCTAATGTTGTGCAGGCGCTGTTTTAGGGAGGTCGCCGAGGAGCTGGGCTTTCGCCGCTACTATTAA
- a CDS encoding CTP synthase — MPKLIIVTGGVMSSVGKGVTTASIGRILRARGLNVNAIKVDPYLNVDAGTMNPYQHGEVFVTYDGGEIDLDLGHYERFLDVELSRRNNITSGQIYLSVIEKERRGEYLGQTVQLIPHVTDEIKKRILDAADGFDVTLVEIGGTVGDYEQLPFLEAARQLRLELGEENTLFVHVAWVPLLPTTEEFKTKPLQHSVAELRRYGIQPDAVVARSQKPLDKAAIKKISLFANVPASAIFNSYDVDTVYRVPLVLEEQGMGDFLTRRLALRAARPDLSDWQNFVDALANPRVEVKVGMCGKYVELRDSYISIVEALRHAGAALRARPKLVWINSDEVEKRPEMLSDIDVDAMVVLPGFGKRGTEGMIECIRHARVNKIPFLGICFGMQLAVVEFSRNVLGLRGANSTELDPDTPHPVVHLAPEQLGVDKLGGTMILGNREVEIVPGTLAHRLYGASSTVERHRHRYEVNLDYLPKLQEAGLVVSGWRTDIRRVEIIELRDHPFFIATQFHPEFRSRPTKPRPVFRGLLSAALLAKGGEEGGGGDQGVRQGGG; from the coding sequence GTGCCGAAACTGATAATTGTCACAGGCGGCGTCATGTCCAGCGTCGGCAAGGGCGTGACGACCGCCAGCATAGGCCGCATCCTCCGTGCCAGGGGCCTCAACGTGAACGCGATCAAGGTGGATCCCTACCTCAACGTGGACGCGGGCACCATGAACCCGTATCAACACGGCGAGGTCTTCGTGACGTACGACGGAGGCGAGATAGATCTGGATCTGGGCCACTACGAGCGGTTCCTCGACGTCGAGCTCTCTAGGCGCAACAACATAACGTCGGGCCAGATATACCTCTCCGTGATCGAGAAGGAGCGGAGAGGCGAATATCTTGGCCAGACAGTACAGTTGATTCCTCACGTCACGGACGAGATAAAGAAGAGGATTCTGGACGCCGCGGACGGCTTCGACGTCACTCTGGTCGAGATAGGCGGGACCGTGGGCGACTACGAGCAGTTGCCCTTCCTCGAGGCCGCGAGGCAGCTCAGGCTCGAGCTGGGCGAGGAGAACACCCTATTCGTCCACGTCGCTTGGGTGCCTCTTCTGCCGACCACCGAGGAGTTCAAGACAAAGCCGCTACAACACAGCGTGGCGGAGCTGAGGCGCTACGGCATACAGCCGGACGCCGTCGTTGCGCGGTCCCAGAAGCCTCTCGACAAAGCGGCCATAAAGAAGATATCGCTCTTCGCCAACGTCCCCGCCTCGGCTATATTCAACTCGTACGACGTCGATACGGTGTACAGAGTGCCGCTGGTTCTGGAGGAGCAGGGAATGGGCGACTTCTTGACGAGGAGGCTCGCCCTACGCGCGGCCCGGCCCGACCTATCGGACTGGCAGAACTTCGTCGACGCCTTGGCAAACCCGCGCGTGGAGGTCAAGGTCGGCATGTGCGGCAAGTATGTAGAGCTCAGAGACTCGTACATAAGCATAGTCGAGGCTCTCAGACACGCGGGCGCGGCTCTGAGGGCGAGGCCGAAGCTCGTCTGGATAAACTCAGACGAGGTGGAGAAGAGGCCCGAGATGCTGTCCGACATAGACGTGGACGCCATGGTGGTCCTGCCGGGCTTCGGCAAGAGAGGCACAGAGGGCATGATAGAGTGTATCCGGCACGCCAGGGTGAACAAGATACCTTTCCTGGGGATTTGCTTCGGCATGCAGCTGGCGGTGGTTGAGTTCTCGCGCAACGTGCTCGGCCTCAGAGGCGCCAACTCGACCGAGCTGGATCCGGACACGCCGCATCCGGTGGTCCACCTAGCGCCGGAGCAGCTCGGCGTCGACAAGCTGGGAGGCACCATGATATTGGGCAACAGAGAGGTGGAGATAGTGCCGGGCACTCTGGCCCATAGGCTCTACGGCGCCAGCTCCACGGTGGAGCGCCACAGACACAGATACGAGGTGAACCTGGACTATCTGCCCAAGCTACAGGAGGCCGGGCTGGTGGTGTCTGGCTGGCGCACCGATATAAGGAGGGTCGAGATAATCGAGTTGAGGGATCACCCGTTCTTCATAGCGACGCAGTTCCACCCCGAATTCAGATCGAGGCCCACTAAGCCGAGGCCCGTCTTCCGCGGCCTACTGAGCGCCGCCCTGTTAGCCAAGGGCGGCGAGGAGGGCGGCGGCGGTGATCAAGGCGTACGACAAGGCGGTGGCTAG
- a CDS encoding DMT family transporter: protein MDPRLSSFGKILTAAALWSTIGLASVYSGNYVILALFRSLVAASVGLAFVRTARRAAVVAGLLLGVLFAVYPLAAALAGLGPAAYLLYTAPLWTTAVSAVLGERAGARDYVAVVLVSAAVAVMLLEAIGGSLNLWGVLAGLASGISYGSYIAVARFYSKRGEDVDVSLGAMPYTLAVTAPTALAYAAVFGPGDLWRPLLGGVYLGVFCTVLPYRLFSSGTRVVGATKASVVATLEPVLAALWGYLFLGQTPSLATALSYALITAAALLAALG, encoded by the coding sequence GTGGATCCTAGACTGAGCAGCTTCGGCAAGATCCTCACAGCGGCGGCTCTTTGGTCGACGATAGGCCTCGCCAGCGTCTACAGCGGAAACTACGTGATCTTAGCCCTCTTCAGATCGCTCGTGGCCGCGTCGGTGGGGCTGGCCTTTGTGCGGACCGCCAGAAGGGCGGCCGTCGTCGCCGGGCTGTTGTTGGGCGTCCTATTCGCCGTCTATCCTCTAGCGGCCGCTCTGGCCGGCCTAGGGCCGGCGGCGTACCTGCTGTACACTGCGCCGCTCTGGACGACTGCCGTATCCGCGGTCTTGGGCGAGCGCGCCGGCGCGAGGGACTACGTAGCCGTTGTCCTCGTGTCGGCTGCCGTCGCCGTGATGTTGCTCGAGGCGATCGGCGGCTCGCTTAACCTCTGGGGCGTCCTGGCGGGGCTCGCGTCGGGCATATCCTACGGCTCGTACATAGCCGTGGCCAGGTTCTACTCCAAGAGAGGGGAGGACGTGGACGTGTCGCTGGGCGCCATGCCCTACACCCTCGCCGTGACCGCCCCCACCGCGTTGGCCTACGCCGCCGTGTTCGGCCCGGGAGATCTCTGGAGGCCTCTTCTGGGCGGCGTCTACCTCGGCGTCTTCTGCACGGTTCTGCCCTACAGGCTGTTCTCGTCGGGCACCAGGGTAGTCGGGGCCACCAAGGCCTCGGTGGTGGCCACGCTGGAGCCGGTGCTGGCGGCTCTCTGGGGGTACCTCTTCTTGGGCCAGACGCCGAGCCTAGCCACCGCCTTGTCGTACGCCTTGATCACCGCCGCCGCCCTCCTCGCCGCCCTTGGCTAA
- the ndhC gene encoding NADH-quinone oxidoreductase subunit A produces the protein MSDWLALAIVFLLILGLTLLAVYAIYLIAPQAPTEAKRRRYEAGNPPQGEAKSRLAMQYFGYVLMLVTLEPLIAVPVVYFAISPTSAASAIYLLVIVAVIVLASLYAYAHSKDIRKWILD, from the coding sequence ATGAGCGACTGGCTGGCGTTGGCCATAGTATTCCTCTTGATTTTGGGCCTCACGCTACTCGCCGTCTACGCCATCTACCTCATAGCGCCGCAGGCCCCGACGGAGGCCAAAAGGAGGAGGTACGAGGCCGGCAACCCGCCTCAGGGAGAGGCCAAGTCTCGTCTAGCCATGCAGTACTTCGGCTACGTGCTCATGTTAGTGACGCTCGAGCCTCTGATAGCCGTGCCCGTGGTCTACTTCGCCATAAGCCCGACGTCGGCCGCGTCGGCTATATACCTGCTGGTGATAGTGGCCGTGATAGTGCTCGCATCTCTGTACGCCTACGCCCACAGCAAGGATATACGGAAGTGGATCCTAGACTGA
- a CDS encoding translation initiation factor IF-6: MADVVPVKVFGSSSIGVYIVANNKMALVPPDVPEKIDDEVRNTLGDVVVRATVAKSPLLGIFVVMNDNGVLVPGIALEEEISMLKGLGLNVGVLHTKYTAIANLIVANNKAAVVSPILEPENRKIVADVLGVEVFVDSLSNSPLVGSLAVANSRGVLVAPDATDNDLRKLEKYLGVHADVGTVNRGRSFLRGGMVVNDRGALVGWETTGAEIMRILSTLFK, from the coding sequence ATGGCAGATGTCGTCCCGGTCAAGGTCTTCGGCTCGTCGTCTATCGGCGTCTACATAGTTGCCAACAACAAGATGGCGTTGGTCCCTCCGGACGTCCCCGAGAAGATAGACGACGAGGTCAGGAACACCCTCGGCGACGTGGTGGTGAGGGCGACAGTGGCCAAATCGCCGCTCCTCGGCATATTCGTGGTGATGAACGACAACGGCGTGTTGGTGCCCGGCATCGCGCTCGAGGAGGAGATAAGCATGTTGAAGGGGCTGGGCCTAAACGTCGGAGTTCTCCACACCAAATACACGGCAATAGCTAACCTAATAGTGGCGAACAACAAGGCAGCGGTAGTATCCCCCATACTGGAGCCCGAGAATAGGAAGATCGTGGCCGACGTGCTCGGCGTGGAGGTCTTCGTGGATTCCTTGAGCAACTCGCCTCTGGTGGGCTCGTTGGCGGTGGCCAACTCCCGCGGAGTCCTCGTGGCGCCCGACGCCACGGACAACGACTTGAGGAAGCTGGAGAAGTACCTCGGCGTCCACGCCGACGTCGGGACGGTCAACAGAGGGCGCTCCTTCTTGAGGGGCGGAATGGTCGTCAACGACAGAGGGGCCTTGGTCGGCTGGGAGACGACAGGCGCCGAGATCATGCGGATACTGTCCACCTTGTTCAAATAG
- the rpl18a gene encoding 50S ribosomal protein L18Ae has product MAKVYLVEGRAKLQSGVMKFKLYIPATKPKDAMEKAYELVGSRHKAKRHQIYLARVEEIAPDKAPDNVKIFSYIDRVVVY; this is encoded by the coding sequence GTGGCCAAGGTCTACCTAGTCGAGGGGAGGGCTAAGTTGCAGAGCGGGGTCATGAAGTTCAAGCTGTACATACCGGCCACGAAGCCCAAAGACGCAATGGAGAAGGCCTACGAGCTCGTCGGGAGCAGACACAAGGCTAAGCGGCACCAGATATACCTCGCCAGAGTCGAGGAGATAGCTCCCGACAAGGCCCCCGACAACGTGAAGATCTTCAGTTATATAGATAGGGTTGTGGTCTACTGA
- the pfdA gene encoding prefoldin subunit alpha: MSARTITREDVARLIDEYQVISELIASMQAQLSIVNDSIEEIKTALDGLRSLSQDSERYVHIGAGVYLKASVDQTEVLTPLGASYYAFLDRQNAERILNERLEELNNVKSNLEANLSKLGERAAQIRSVLERLGVVG, encoded by the coding sequence ATGTCTGCTAGGACTATAACCCGGGAGGACGTCGCGAGGCTCATCGACGAGTACCAAGTCATCTCCGAGCTTATAGCCAGCATGCAGGCCCAGCTGTCCATAGTCAACGACTCCATAGAGGAGATCAAGACGGCGCTCGACGGGTTGAGGTCCTTGTCTCAAGACTCGGAGCGATACGTCCACATAGGCGCCGGCGTGTACCTCAAGGCCTCCGTCGACCAGACCGAGGTGTTGACGCCTCTAGGCGCCAGCTATTACGCGTTCTTGGATCGGCAGAACGCCGAGCGTATACTCAACGAGAGGCTGGAGGAGTTGAACAATGTCAAGTCTAACCTGGAGGCGAACCTCTCCAAGCTGGGGGAGAGGGCGGCCCAGATCCGGAGCGTCCTAGAGCGGCTGGGAGTGGTCGGCTGA